Proteins from a single region of Spirochaetota bacterium:
- a CDS encoding HDOD domain-containing protein codes for MHAHIQQRIQGIINNLDQLPSIPDVASKVLTMVNDPDVAFKAIADEISKDQAITTNILKLCNSAYFSKGKEISSIDRAIVTLGIKEVKDIVVVAATREVLNKIIVGYDLARGELWKHGIAVAVLSKRIAVLKNKKSIADIAFTGGIIHDVGKTVLALFVQNTFREILELVQTRQIQFSEAEKETMGFDHQEIGENILNKWKFPEVLKSIVRHHHQPDRAPAEFLPIVSIVHIANTLCLMAGIGIGADGLYHELSDTAIKALGLTNREMEELYGDMPQVLDQASGIL; via the coding sequence ATGCATGCGCATATACAGCAAAGAATCCAGGGAATTATCAACAACCTCGACCAGCTTCCCTCCATTCCGGATGTGGCGAGCAAGGTCCTCACCATGGTCAACGACCCTGATGTCGCATTCAAGGCCATTGCCGACGAGATTTCGAAGGACCAGGCCATCACCACCAATATCCTGAAACTCTGCAATTCCGCGTACTTCAGCAAGGGCAAGGAAATTTCCTCAATAGACCGGGCGATCGTAACGCTTGGCATCAAAGAGGTAAAGGACATCGTCGTTGTGGCGGCGACGCGCGAAGTTCTGAACAAGATAATCGTTGGATACGACCTCGCGCGCGGCGAGCTGTGGAAACACGGAATCGCCGTGGCTGTCCTGTCGAAAAGAATAGCCGTCTTAAAGAATAAAAAGAGCATCGCCGACATAGCCTTCACCGGCGGAATAATCCACGATGTAGGAAAAACGGTCCTCGCCCTGTTCGTGCAGAACACATTCAGGGAGATTCTCGAACTGGTCCAGACCAGGCAGATACAGTTCTCAGAGGCCGAAAAGGAAACAATGGGCTTCGATCATCAGGAGATCGGGGAGAACATACTCAACAAATGGAAATTTCCCGAGGTCCTCAAGTCCATCGTCCGCCACCACCACCAGCCCGACAGGGCGCCTGCGGAGTTTCTGCCCATCGTCTCCATCGTCCATATCGCCAACACGCTTTGCCTCATGGCGGGCATCGGCATCGGAGCGGACGGGCTGTATCATGAACTGAGCGATACGGCCATTAAGGCGCTGGGTCTCACCAACCGCGAGATGGAAGAGCTTTACGGCGACATGCCGCAGGTTCTTGACCAGGCCTCCGGCATACTCTGA
- a CDS encoding class I SAM-dependent methyltransferase — MNPYLNSTADYHRRHMESLGWELTVCNMLQQPSSPCRRILAGNRTYGSHLEEFLSRHIDWNRVHRVLEVGGGYGYLMRDLVEAHPHLDAVMLDISPFLLERQRETLGENRAEFLLQDFLEFDAGLLNGLDLAILNENIGDFPALCNLTAKALGGTGGSSELETARRLIRDYGLDHPDGPFVFNLGAALAVEKLCGERVRTLYLSEHSCEAVVPPQYRPLIPMPSPGTPERIRLKGHDEYTVKFAHLERIARAMGYECLRGPFADFLHVEWTNEVRFIMTSRSGRDDHEAIRQFIEDLYRYEYLLLLRSE; from the coding sequence ATGAATCCGTATCTCAATTCCACGGCCGACTACCACCGCCGTCACATGGAATCCCTCGGCTGGGAGCTCACCGTGTGCAATATGCTGCAGCAGCCTTCGAGCCCGTGCAGGCGGATTCTTGCGGGAAACAGGACCTATGGATCGCACCTTGAGGAATTTTTGTCGCGGCACATCGACTGGAACCGTGTCCACCGGGTACTCGAGGTCGGCGGAGGATATGGATACCTTATGCGGGACCTGGTCGAGGCGCACCCGCACCTGGACGCGGTAATGCTGGACATCTCGCCTTTCCTGCTCGAGCGACAGCGCGAGACACTTGGAGAAAACCGGGCCGAGTTCCTGCTCCAGGACTTCCTGGAATTCGATGCCGGACTGCTCAACGGGCTCGACCTGGCCATCCTCAACGAAAACATCGGCGATTTCCCGGCGCTCTGCAACCTCACGGCGAAGGCCCTCGGCGGCACCGGGGGCTCTTCTGAGCTCGAGACGGCCCGCCGCCTTATCCGCGACTACGGTCTCGACCATCCTGACGGGCCGTTTGTCTTCAACCTCGGTGCCGCGCTTGCGGTCGAGAAACTGTGCGGTGAGCGCGTACGGACGCTGTACTTAAGTGAACACAGCTGCGAAGCCGTCGTGCCACCGCAATACCGGCCCCTGATCCCAATGCCATCTCCGGGAACCCCCGAGAGAATACGGTTAAAAGGCCACGACGAGTACACCGTTAAGTTTGCCCATCTCGAAAGGATTGCCCGCGCCATGGGATACGAATGCCTGCGCGGGCCGTTCGCGGACTTTTTGCATGTGGAATGGACGAACGAGGTGCGCTTCATAATGACGTCACGCTCGGGGCGGGACGACCACGAGGCCATCCGCCAGTTCATCGAGGATCTTTACCGGTACGAGTACCTGCTCTTACTGAGGAGTGAATGA
- a CDS encoding potassium channel family protein, with the protein MKTLFRETFRRFIDAAGILRKEKVSRLFLVFLITVSLFGTAVYYFEHLEPGALIKTIGDGIWWGFITITTVGYGDKFPVTWPGKVLAILMIGTGMILTIVISGTIASILVERKMKEGKGLQKINLSDHLIICGWNQNAVRILHGLQAICDKNRKKLDAVLVNDLDIDTLNELQFTYASKFLSIEFVRGNFTHEQTLENANIRQARSILLLADESGENSLGNADERVVLAAYAVNNINPGARISAEIINPQNEQYLKRTSVESVVVNGEFNSFLLINSAMHPGVPQALRELMSFNLGRGVTSVPVPSHYVGKSFQDLFGFIRDRDGSLLIGVISESRKLSIDDFLSEDPSSIDDFIKRKFAESQLDYFADTGGKLNVLVNPGWHYVIQGNDRALVIDGTKVKE; encoded by the coding sequence ATGAAGACCCTGTTTAGAGAAACATTCCGCCGCTTTATCGATGCCGCAGGTATACTCAGAAAAGAGAAGGTGTCCCGCCTTTTCTTGGTTTTCCTCATTACGGTAAGCCTGTTCGGGACCGCAGTCTATTACTTTGAACATCTCGAGCCGGGCGCGCTCATCAAAACGATAGGCGACGGGATCTGGTGGGGCTTCATCACCATCACCACGGTCGGTTATGGAGATAAATTCCCCGTAACCTGGCCCGGCAAGGTTCTCGCCATTTTAATGATCGGAACGGGTATGATCCTGACCATCGTCATCTCCGGCACCATCGCGTCGATCCTTGTAGAGCGAAAAATGAAGGAGGGCAAGGGATTGCAGAAAATAAACCTGAGCGACCACCTTATCATCTGCGGATGGAACCAGAACGCCGTGAGGATACTCCACGGCCTTCAGGCGATCTGCGATAAAAACCGGAAGAAGCTCGACGCGGTACTGGTCAACGACCTCGATATCGACACTCTCAACGAACTGCAGTTCACGTACGCATCCAAGTTTCTTTCGATCGAATTCGTCCGGGGCAACTTTACTCACGAGCAGACCCTTGAAAACGCGAATATCCGCCAGGCTCGCTCCATACTACTCCTTGCCGACGAGTCGGGGGAAAACTCCCTCGGTAACGCCGACGAGAGGGTCGTGCTCGCGGCGTACGCCGTCAACAATATCAATCCGGGGGCGCGCATAAGCGCCGAGATCATCAATCCTCAAAACGAGCAGTACCTCAAGCGCACGAGCGTGGAGAGCGTCGTGGTCAACGGCGAGTTCAACAGCTTTCTGCTTATCAATTCGGCCATGCATCCAGGCGTCCCGCAGGCGCTCAGGGAGCTGATGTCTTTCAATCTCGGGCGCGGAGTTACGTCTGTACCGGTTCCGTCGCACTACGTGGGAAAAAGCTTCCAGGATCTTTTCGGCTTCATCAGGGACCGCGACGGAAGCCTGCTGATAGGTGTCATTTCCGAATCCAGGAAACTCTCAATCGACGACTTCCTCTCCGAGGACCCATCGTCGATTGACGATTTCATAAAAAGAAAATTCGCCGAATCACAGCTCGACTACTTCGCCGACACGGGCGGCAAGCTCAATGTACTGGTAAATCCGGGATGGCACTATGTGATCCAGGGAAACGACCGCGCGCTGGTGATCGACGGGACGAAGGTGAAGGAATGA
- the lepB gene encoding signal peptidase I, translating to MSIDSATSRFGLPPASRFVFGLVGIIAGFIVCRLVFTGFRVSDASMNPNYRNGDRVYALRIGTPRTGDVVLVESPVEPGKYLLKRVAAVEGDVVELRNRVIYINNERAQFKWKTITTDNRVFPMSFSGRDNMTAVKIERHALFLLGDNLDYSLDSREFGPVASGSIIGRVIYRY from the coding sequence ATGAGTATCGACAGTGCTACATCACGATTCGGCCTACCGCCGGCTTCACGGTTCGTTTTCGGCCTTGTCGGAATAATCGCGGGTTTTATCGTCTGCAGGCTGGTCTTTACCGGATTCAGGGTGTCGGACGCATCTATGAATCCGAATTACAGAAACGGCGACAGGGTGTACGCCCTCAGAATCGGGACGCCGCGTACCGGAGACGTCGTACTGGTCGAAAGCCCGGTCGAACCCGGGAAATATCTGCTGAAAAGGGTCGCGGCCGTCGAGGGCGACGTCGTGGAGCTTCGAAACAGGGTGATTTATATTAATAATGAGCGTGCGCAATTCAAATGGAAGACAATTACAACCGATAATAGAGTATTCCCGATGAGCTTCTCGGGGCGCGATAACATGACCGCGGTGAAGATCGAGCGGCACGCCCTTTTTCTTCTGGGCGACAATCTCGATTACAGCCTGGACAGCCGCGAGTTCGGGCCGGTTGCAAGCGGAAGCATAATCGGAAGGGTGATATATCGTTATTGA
- a CDS encoding chemotaxis protein CheD translates to MNTLINVGVSQVGASSSPSILRTILGSCVGICIYDRMKKVGGMAHILLPNNPGGGNPEKYADSAIPLLIARLVRDGAKKEFLSAKLAGGASMFKFTANVTLGQIGERNVEESKKMLQKNGIPVLEQDTGGNTGRVIDFFLDDGRMKVKAGGQEKLYYKV, encoded by the coding sequence ATGAACACATTAATAAACGTCGGAGTCTCCCAGGTGGGGGCATCCTCCAGTCCGAGTATATTGAGAACGATACTTGGGAGCTGCGTCGGGATCTGCATATACGACAGAATGAAAAAAGTCGGCGGGATGGCGCACATACTGCTGCCCAATAACCCCGGAGGCGGAAACCCCGAAAAATACGCCGATAGCGCCATTCCCCTGCTCATCGCCCGCCTTGTCAGAGACGGGGCGAAAAAAGAATTTCTTTCGGCGAAGCTGGCGGGAGGCGCCTCGATGTTCAAATTCACCGCGAACGTAACTCTGGGGCAGATCGGCGAGCGTAACGTTGAGGAAAGTAAAAAGATGCTCCAAAAGAACGGCATTCCCGTTCTCGAGCAAGACACCGGGGGCAACACGGGAAGGGTCATCGACTTCTTTCTCGATGACGGCCGAATGAAGGTCAAGGCCGGGGGCCAGGAAAAACTCTATTACAAAGTATAA
- a CDS encoding sugar phosphate nucleotidyltransferase, producing MKAIIMAGGEGTRLRPLTSNRPKPMIPIINKPVIEHTVNLLRKKGITDIVVSLFYRPENVQNYFGDGSEWDVNITYSIEESPLGTAGGVKQAAGNTRNTVIVLSGDGIIDFDIDKILKFHREKRSPFTVVLTRVAEPVDYGIVITKDDGRIDKFLEKPAWSEVFSDTVNTGMYVIEPQILNRFIPEDTKYDFSTDLFPILQERGVPLYGFIADGYWCDVGTLNSYREVHRAILDGLVNIEFPGKKIGENVWVGRNVEISPEAVIHGPVVLGNFVRVKSGAEISEFSVIGDGCVIDEGASVKRSIILPNTIVGPKSELRGAVIGKRCVIESGVTIYEGAVVSDDCEIGSGSEIPPGIRVWPEKIVEQGTRLTTDLIWGRTEKKVLFGTDGILGSFNTKITPEFSARLGSALGAFLGKNTIVIISRDTTAAARLIKRALTAGLLSMGVEVYDMEIESIPINRYSTRFISADLGIYVQVSPMTGLQFVQIKVFNKLGFQISVAEEKKIESIFYRGDYPRKDAFEVGKLVYPIHHLESYLSNVKRYVNHEILSKKRFNIIVDCFNGATSYVFPDLLVSLGCSVSVLRGQIKETLSENELRLETRKALEEIVDMARANREIGVIIGPHGEYLTIIDERGNVLSSDETGALLALYYMKYRGEKTINIPIVSPSVIEKVGHAYGATILRTSSNIRAPQEAPDIFQSGPSGRYPYLEMAYDPMIVALIILELIATEDRPLHELRERLPRGNIHSTSLPCSMEEKASVMRMLSSLSPPEGTRIEMIDGVRIVRDNAWTLILPDATLPLMHFYADGDSIDARDAILEEFILMVKKFKKG from the coding sequence ATGAAAGCGATCATTATGGCCGGCGGAGAGGGGACGCGGCTACGGCCGCTCACCAGCAACCGCCCCAAGCCGATGATTCCCATCATCAACAAACCGGTAATCGAGCACACCGTCAACCTTCTCAGAAAAAAGGGTATCACCGATATCGTAGTAAGCCTCTTCTACAGGCCGGAAAACGTTCAGAACTACTTCGGGGACGGCTCCGAGTGGGACGTCAATATCACCTACTCCATAGAGGAGTCCCCCCTGGGGACCGCGGGCGGGGTCAAACAGGCCGCGGGCAATACCCGCAATACCGTGATCGTTCTCAGCGGGGACGGCATCATCGATTTCGATATCGACAAGATTCTCAAGTTCCACCGCGAAAAGCGGTCGCCGTTTACAGTCGTACTCACACGGGTGGCCGAACCGGTCGACTACGGAATTGTAATAACAAAAGACGACGGCCGTATCGACAAATTCCTCGAAAAGCCCGCGTGGAGCGAAGTTTTCAGCGACACCGTAAACACCGGAATGTATGTCATCGAACCCCAAATACTCAACCGCTTCATACCCGAAGACACCAAATATGATTTTTCCACGGACCTGTTTCCCATTTTACAGGAAAGGGGAGTCCCGCTGTACGGATTCATCGCCGACGGATACTGGTGCGACGTGGGCACCCTCAACTCGTACCGCGAAGTACACCGCGCGATTCTCGACGGCCTCGTCAATATCGAATTCCCCGGAAAAAAAATCGGGGAGAACGTCTGGGTCGGGCGCAACGTCGAAATTTCACCCGAGGCGGTCATCCATGGCCCGGTCGTACTCGGTAATTTTGTAAGGGTCAAGTCCGGGGCCGAGATATCGGAGTTCAGCGTTATCGGCGACGGCTGCGTAATCGACGAGGGAGCCTCGGTCAAGAGGAGCATCATCCTTCCTAACACGATCGTCGGACCGAAGAGCGAGCTTCGCGGTGCGGTCATTGGAAAACGCTGCGTCATTGAAAGCGGCGTCACCATCTACGAGGGAGCGGTGGTCAGCGACGACTGCGAGATCGGCAGCGGTTCGGAAATCCCCCCGGGCATCCGGGTGTGGCCCGAAAAGATCGTCGAACAGGGCACCCGCCTCACCACCGACCTCATATGGGGACGGACCGAAAAAAAGGTGCTCTTCGGGACCGACGGCATCCTCGGCTCATTCAACACCAAGATCACGCCGGAATTCAGCGCCAGGCTCGGTTCGGCCCTGGGCGCCTTCCTGGGAAAAAACACCATCGTGATAATAAGCCGCGACACGACCGCGGCGGCGCGCCTCATCAAGCGCGCGCTTACGGCCGGCCTCCTCTCCATGGGGGTCGAGGTGTATGACATGGAGATTGAATCCATTCCCATCAACCGCTATTCGACGCGCTTTATCAGCGCCGATCTGGGCATCTACGTGCAGGTATCGCCCATGACCGGCCTCCAGTTCGTCCAGATCAAGGTATTCAACAAACTCGGTTTCCAGATATCGGTAGCCGAGGAAAAGAAGATCGAAAGCATCTTTTACCGCGGAGACTATCCGCGCAAGGACGCTTTCGAGGTCGGAAAACTCGTATACCCGATACACCATCTCGAGTCGTACCTGTCGAACGTAAAAAGGTACGTCAATCACGAGATACTCTCGAAAAAACGTTTTAACATCATCGTCGACTGTTTCAACGGAGCGACGTCCTATGTCTTCCCCGACCTGCTCGTAAGCCTGGGCTGCAGCGTGTCGGTGCTCCGGGGACAGATCAAGGAAACGCTGAGCGAGAATGAGTTAAGGCTCGAGACACGAAAGGCGCTGGAGGAAATAGTCGACATGGCGCGGGCGAACCGCGAGATCGGCGTCATAATCGGTCCGCATGGAGAATACCTGACCATCATTGACGAAAGGGGGAATGTGCTCTCATCCGACGAGACGGGCGCCCTTTTGGCCCTGTATTATATGAAATACCGCGGCGAGAAGACGATCAACATTCCGATAGTGTCGCCATCGGTAATCGAGAAGGTCGGCCATGCGTACGGAGCGACGATACTGCGCACCAGCTCCAATATACGCGCCCCGCAGGAAGCACCCGATATCTTCCAGTCCGGACCATCCGGGCGGTATCCCTATCTCGAGATGGCCTACGATCCCATGATCGTCGCCCTCATTATTCTCGAGCTCATCGCCACCGAAGACCGGCCCCTGCACGAACTGCGGGAGCGCCTGCCCCGCGGCAACATCCACAGCACCTCGCTCCCCTGCAGCATGGAAGAGAAGGCGTCGGTCATGCGGATGCTCTCCTCGCTGTCGCCGCCAGAGGGGACCAGAATCGAGATGATCGACGGCGTGCGGATTGTACGGGACAACGCCTGGACGCTCATTCTCCCGGACGCGACACTCCCCCTAATGCATTTCTATGCCGACGGCGATTCCATTGACGCCCGTGACGCGATACTCGAGGAGTTTATCCTCATGGTTAAAAAATTCAAGAAAGGATAA
- a CDS encoding M20/M25/M40 family metallo-hydrolase, with protein MAPMYEINMERLQNTFIDLVKRPSPSWKEKPVIEYLAPIFNELGVSWSLHPCGQSHNLLARIDGDPGRKTLLFSCHLDTVVPCENVVPVIRSGKITSDGKTVLGGDDKAAIAAFIEAMRILKETDMRHGPLEFLFSCAEEIGLYGIKGFDLSLIRADFAFVFDSGGDIGGIVLEAPTQLTMELFVKGKAAHAGMEPEKGVSAIRVLSEIITRMPHGRIDKETTSNAGIISGGKATNIVAENAYCKLEVRSIKPAKLRSVEARIKKTATETAARHGAKIRITRNLEYSGFSLREDSPVVRMAASAVRKIGKTPRYESSGGGSDTNIINRAGIRAVNLAIGMRAVHTTKEFIYMRDIASGTRLVLALIDSA; from the coding sequence ATGGCACCGATGTACGAAATAAACATGGAGCGCCTGCAAAATACGTTTATCGACCTGGTAAAAAGACCGTCGCCGTCGTGGAAGGAAAAGCCGGTAATCGAATACCTTGCGCCCATATTCAACGAGCTGGGCGTCTCCTGGTCGCTCCATCCATGCGGCCAGTCGCACAACCTGCTGGCCCGGATAGACGGAGATCCCGGCCGCAAGACCCTTTTGTTTTCATGCCACCTGGACACCGTGGTCCCCTGCGAAAACGTTGTTCCGGTTATCAGGAGCGGTAAAATAACCAGCGACGGGAAAACGGTCCTCGGGGGAGATGACAAGGCGGCGATCGCCGCTTTTATCGAGGCCATGCGCATCCTCAAGGAAACCGACATGCGGCACGGCCCGCTCGAATTTCTCTTCTCATGCGCGGAGGAGATCGGGCTTTACGGCATCAAGGGCTTCGATCTTTCGCTCATTCGCGCGGACTTCGCTTTCGTTTTCGACAGCGGCGGCGATATCGGCGGCATCGTACTCGAAGCCCCGACACAGCTTACCATGGAACTCTTCGTCAAGGGTAAGGCCGCCCATGCGGGCATGGAGCCCGAGAAGGGCGTAAGCGCCATCCGTGTCCTCTCGGAAATCATCACCCGCATGCCGCACGGACGAATCGACAAGGAAACGACCTCGAACGCGGGGATCATAAGCGGTGGCAAGGCCACCAATATCGTTGCGGAAAACGCCTACTGCAAACTGGAGGTCCGCTCGATCAAACCGGCGAAGCTGCGCTCGGTCGAGGCGCGGATTAAGAAAACGGCGACGGAAACGGCAGCCCGCCATGGAGCGAAAATCAGGATAACGCGCAATCTCGAGTACTCCGGTTTTTCCCTCAGGGAGGACAGCCCCGTGGTGCGAATGGCGGCCTCCGCCGTTCGGAAGATCGGCAAGACACCGCGCTACGAAAGCTCCGGCGGGGGCAGCGACACCAACATTATAAACCGCGCGGGGATAAGGGCGGTGAACCTCGCCATAGGCATGAGGGCTGTCCACACCACGAAGGAATTCATCTACATGCGCGACATCGCATCGGGCACCCGTCTGGTGCTCGCCCTCATCGACTCCGCCTGA
- a CDS encoding histidine phosphatase family protein has translation MKTGKRDNHQRRHSGLLLVNEYYIMRHGQSEANIGRFICSSPGDGLESCGLTPEGVRQAREAALRDFSGVKDVVVYSSDFLRARQTAETVAECVKAERIIFTPLLRERFFGKYDRGDDTRYSEVWKADSGNPDNEAAGVESPAAVRKRALAAVRWCENDCSGKTILLVSHGDILQILFAAFLGLPPDRHREIAPIANAEIRRLVPSEGARLKELE, from the coding sequence ATGAAGACCGGGAAGAGAGATAACCATCAGCGCCGACACAGTGGTCTTCTCCTGGTCAACGAATACTACATCATGCGTCATGGCCAGAGCGAAGCCAATATCGGACGCTTCATCTGCAGCTCTCCGGGGGATGGCCTCGAATCGTGCGGCCTCACTCCCGAGGGAGTGAGGCAGGCGAGAGAGGCGGCGTTGCGGGATTTTTCGGGGGTGAAGGATGTTGTCGTGTATTCTTCAGATTTTCTGCGCGCCCGGCAGACGGCGGAAACGGTCGCCGAATGCGTAAAGGCTGAGAGGATAATTTTTACGCCGCTGTTAAGGGAGCGTTTTTTCGGGAAATACGACAGGGGTGATGATACACGATATTCCGAGGTCTGGAAGGCCGACAGCGGCAATCCGGATAACGAGGCCGCCGGCGTGGAATCTCCCGCCGCGGTCCGGAAGAGGGCGCTTGCCGCGGTGCGCTGGTGCGAAAATGATTGTTCCGGAAAGACAATCCTGCTGGTGTCGCACGGTGACATTTTACAGATTCTTTTCGCAGCGTTTCTGGGCCTCCCGCCCGACCGGCACCGCGAGATCGCCCCGATCGCAAACGCGGAGATCAGAAGGCTCGTGCCGTCGGAGGGAGCTCGATTGAAGGAACTGGAATGA
- a CDS encoding cyclic nucleotide-binding domain-containing protein, translated as MTEFEKFRDTVILRGISEMEARTLFDYCKRAVFEKGDLIMEEGEERNSMFFFIEGEAVVSNVITMKVSNERGYSDVEKSLVRLRAEQVGLLGEMSVFEEQPRSATVKAFETCVLYEIDKDDFNEFLKVHPDIGARILANIAGILCARIRGGNRDILKLTTALSIALSR; from the coding sequence ATGACCGAATTCGAAAAATTCAGGGATACGGTAATCCTCAGGGGCATTTCCGAGATGGAGGCGCGCACCCTGTTCGACTACTGCAAGCGAGCGGTGTTCGAGAAGGGCGACCTCATCATGGAGGAGGGCGAGGAACGCAACAGCATGTTCTTTTTCATCGAGGGGGAGGCGGTTGTTTCCAATGTCATCACCATGAAGGTTTCGAACGAGCGCGGGTACAGCGATGTCGAGAAGTCCCTGGTGCGCCTTCGGGCCGAACAGGTCGGCCTCCTGGGCGAGATGTCGGTGTTCGAGGAACAGCCTCGCTCGGCCACCGTCAAAGCCTTCGAGACCTGCGTGCTTTACGAGATAGACAAAGACGATTTCAATGAGTTTCTGAAAGTGCATCCCGATATCGGCGCAAGGATACTTGCCAATATCGCCGGCATATTGTGTGCGCGCATTCGCGGAGGAAACCGCGATATTCTGAAGCTCACCACCGCGCTCAGCATCGCGCTCTCCCGATAG
- a CDS encoding pyridoxal phosphate-dependent aminotransferase has protein sequence MPVAAKISDSVSKSSWIRKMFEEGLRLKAQFGEENVFDFSLGNPDISPPVEFGDTLKALIDKNERWVHGYMPNAGFGDVREAIASRVSKEQGFDLQGKHIVMSCGAAGALNVIFKTILNPGDEVIVPRPYFVEYGAYIDNYRGQIVLADTNPDFSLNIGNIRSVLTEKTRAVLINSPNNPTGRVYPEEDIKALGALIKEHMESTGRIIYLVSDEPYREIVYEGLQVSSILKHCTQAIVVTSYSKTLSVAGERIGYMAVHPGCVETDVLLSGLILSTRILGFVNAPALMQRAVARLTGVSVNVNIYKKRRDLLMEGLKFAGYDFVKPEGAFYIFCKSPIPDDVAFVGHLQKFNVLTVPGSGFGGAGYFRIAYCVSENVIQRAVPKFKEALEGLGS, from the coding sequence ATGCCCGTAGCAGCGAAGATCAGCGATTCGGTGAGCAAATCGTCATGGATCCGGAAGATGTTCGAGGAGGGGCTCCGGCTCAAGGCGCAGTTCGGCGAGGAGAATGTCTTCGATTTCAGCCTTGGAAACCCCGACATCAGCCCGCCGGTCGAGTTTGGCGACACACTGAAGGCCCTTATCGACAAGAACGAACGGTGGGTGCACGGCTACATGCCAAACGCCGGGTTCGGGGACGTGCGCGAGGCGATCGCGTCGCGTGTATCGAAGGAGCAGGGATTCGACCTCCAGGGGAAACACATAGTCATGAGTTGCGGCGCCGCTGGCGCCCTCAACGTCATCTTCAAGACGATACTCAATCCGGGAGATGAGGTGATCGTTCCGCGGCCTTACTTCGTCGAGTACGGCGCCTATATCGACAACTACCGGGGGCAGATCGTCCTGGCCGACACGAACCCTGATTTTTCGCTCAACATCGGCAACATCCGCTCCGTGCTCACTGAGAAGACCAGGGCGGTGCTCATCAATTCGCCGAACAACCCCACCGGGCGGGTCTACCCCGAGGAGGACATAAAGGCCCTCGGTGCGCTGATAAAGGAGCACATGGAGTCGACCGGTCGTATCATTTACCTGGTGTCCGACGAGCCCTACCGCGAGATCGTCTACGAAGGCCTTCAAGTTTCAAGCATACTCAAACACTGCACCCAGGCGATCGTGGTGACCTCATACTCCAAGACTCTTTCGGTGGCGGGCGAACGGATCGGGTACATGGCCGTGCACCCCGGGTGCGTCGAGACCGACGTGCTGCTGTCGGGGCTCATTCTCTCGACGCGCATACTCGGCTTTGTGAACGCTCCGGCGCTCATGCAGCGCGCGGTGGCGCGGCTTACCGGCGTGTCGGTCAACGTGAACATTTATAAAAAGCGCCGCGACCTTCTCATGGAAGGCCTCAAATTCGCCGGATACGATTTTGTCAAACCGGAGGGCGCGTTCTATATCTTCTGTAAATCGCCCATCCCCGACGACGTTGCCTTCGTCGGCCATTTGCAGAAGTTCAACGTCCTTACGGTCCCCGGATCGGGTTTCGGCGGCGCGGGATATTTCCGTATTGCGTACTGCGTTTCAGAAAACGTTATCCAGCGCGCCGTGCCGAAGTTCAAGGAAGCGCTGGAGGGGCTCGGGTCCTGA